One window from the genome of Scatophagus argus isolate fScaArg1 chromosome 13, fScaArg1.pri, whole genome shotgun sequence encodes:
- the slc4a2a gene encoding anion exchange protein 2a isoform X3, which produces MVGLDLKSRQSKVFVELNELVIDRNQELQWRETARWIKFEEEVEEETERWGRPHIPSLSFRSLLELRKTISHGAVLLDLKQKTLPGIAQQVVEQMVISDQIKAEDRANVLRALLLKHSHPSDEKDQSLFSKTISAANMATLIDRQNGQEPAINATNHREADEETNKKEAPPLCHSRSKHEVKLMEKIPDRAEATVVLVGSVGFLDQPSMAFVRLQEAVLLESVLEVPVPVRFLFLLLGPPTANIDYHQIGRSISTLMSDKHFHEAAYQADDRQDLLTAINCFLDCSVVLPPLEVGDDELLHSVARFQREMLRKREEKQSGKLQEKQSSIPPDEDSLVPSKFCDEPLRRSGRLFGGLIKDVTRRYPQYLSDLGDALNPQCMAAIIFIYFAALSPAITFGGLLGEKTEGLIGVSELIVATAMQGIVFSVLGAQPLLVIGFSGPLLVFEEAFYTFCKDNGIEYLTGRVWIGFWLVLIVLLTVAFEGSILVRFVSRFTQEIFSFLISLIFIYETFAKLVKIFQEHPLRNCYRGNNTLSLSLCNNTLVAGNPGKVVGEPNTALLSLVLMAGTYFIAFYLRKFKNSSFFPGRLRRIIGDFGVPIAILIMVLVDYSVEDTYTQKLNVPSGFSVSSPEKRGWLISPLGSDGQFPVWMMAASILPAILVFILIFMESQITALIVSKKERMLVKGTGFHLDLLIIVVVGGVSALFGLPWLSAATVRSVTHTNALTVMSKAVAPGDKPRIQEVKEQRVTGFLVAVLVGLSIVIGEVLRQIPLAVLFGIFLYMGVMSLNGIQLTERLILLLMPPKYHPDHNYVRKVRTLRMHLFTLVQLTCLSLLWVVMATAAALAFPFMLLLTIPVRMLLLPRLFTWRELQSLDADDAEPHLEEKEGQDEYSQMQMPV; this is translated from the exons ATGGTCGGATTGGACCTGAAGAGTCGACAAAGCAAG GTGTTCGTGGAGCTGAATGAGCTGGTGATTGACAGGAACCAGGAGCTACAGTGGAGGGAGACGGCTCGATGGATCAAGTttgaagaggaggtggaggaggagacagagcgCTGGGGGAGACCTCACATCCCCTCTCTGTCCTTTCGCTCCCTGCTGGAGCTCCGCAAAACCATCTCCCacg GGGCGGTGCTCCTGGACTTGAAGCAGAAGACCCTGCCAGGGATCGCCCAACAGGTGGTGGAGCAGATGGTAATCTCAGATCAGATCAAAGCTGAAGACCGAGCCAACGTTCTCAGAGCTCTGCTGCTCAAACACAG TCACCCCAGTGATGAGAAAGATCAAAGCTTATTCAGCAAGACCATCTCTGCTGCCAACATGGCCACCCTGATAGACAGACAAAATGGTCAAGAGCCCGCCATCAATGCGACTAATCACAGAGAGGCTGACGAAGAGACAAAcaag aaaGAAGCCCCACCTCTCTGTCACTCCAGATCCAAACATGAAGTGAAGCTGATGGAGAAGATTCCAGACAGAGCCGAGGCCACCGTCGTCCTTGTGG GCAGTGTGGGCTTCCTGGACCAGCCCTCCATGGCGTTTGTGCGGCTGCAGGAGGCAGTTCTGCTGGAGTCTGTGCTGGAGGTTCCTGTCCCTGTGAgattcctcttcctcctgcttgGCCCACCTACTGCCAACATCGACTACCACCAAATTGGACGATCCATCTCTACCCTCATGTCAGACAAA CACTTCCATGAGGCAGCGTACCAGGCTGATGACCGCCAGGACCTGCTCACAGCCATCAACTGCTTTTTGGACTGCAGTGTCGTTCTCCCGCCCTTGGAGGTTGGTGATGACGAGCTGCTCCACTCAGTTGCTCGCTTTCAACGAGAAATGCTTcgaaagagggaagagaagcAGAGCGGCAAACTGCAGGAGAAACAGAGCAGCATTCCGCCAGATGAAG ATTCCCTTGTTCCCTCCAAATTTTGTGATGAGCCCCTGAGGCGTTCGGGTCGTCTTTTCGGAGGGCTGATCAAAGATGTGACTCGACGCTACCCTCAGTACCTTAGTGACCTTGGAGATGCTCTGAACCCTCAATGCATGGCGGCCATCATCTTCATCTATTTTGCTGCGCTGTCGCCTGCCATCACCTTTGGTGGACTTCTGG GTGAGAAAACAGAGGGTCTGATTGGTGTGTCGGAGCTGATAGTAGCCACGGCAATGCAGGGCATTGTGTTCAGTGTGCTGGGCGCTCAGCCATTGCTGGTGATTGGCTTTTCTGGACCGCTGCTGGTGTTTGAAGAGGCCTTCTACACT tTTTGTAAAGACAACGGGATCGAGTATCTGACAGGACGGGTGTGGATCGGCTTCTGGCTGGTGCTCATTGTTCTTCTCACTGTGGCCTTTGAGGGAAGCATCTTGGTTCGCTTCGTCTCCCGTTTCACTCAGGAGATCTTCtccttcctcatctctctcattttcatctATGAGACCTTCGCCAAACTAGTTAAG ATTTTTCAGGAGCATCCTCTCCGAAACTGTTACCGTGGAAACAACACACTTTCTCTATCTCTGTGCAACAACACTTTAGTCGCTGGGAATCCTGGGAAGGTTGTTGGAGAACCAAATACAGCCCTGCTGTCTTTAGTGCTCATGGCGGGAACTTACTTCATCGCCTTCTACCTGCGCAAGTTCAAGAACAGCTCCTTCTTCCCTGGCAGG CTCCGTAGGATCATTGGAGACTTTGGCGTCCCCATTGCTATCCTCATCATGGTGCTGGTGGACTATAGTGTGGAGGACACCTACACCCAG AAACTGAACGTGCCCAGTGGATTCTCAGTGTCCAGTCCGGAGAAACGTGGATGGCTGATTTCTCCTCTGGGGTCAGACGGGCAGTTTCCTGTGTGGATGATGGCCGCCAGCATCCTGCCGGCCATCCttgtcttcatcctcatcttcatggAGTCCCAGATCACAGC GCTGATTGTCAGTAAGAAGGAAAGGATGCTGGTGAAGGGAACGGGTTTTCATCTGGACCTCCTCATCATCGTGGTAGTTGGTGGAGTCTCAGCGTTGTTTGGATTGCCATGGTTATCAGCTGCCACAGTTCGCTCCGTCACCCACACCAACGCGCTCACTGTCATGAGCAAAGCGGTTGCCCCCGGAGACAAGCCCCGTATCCAGGAGGTCAAGGAGCAGAGGGTGACAGGCTTCCTCGTGGCTGTATTAGTCG GTCTGTCAATCGTGATTGGGGAGGTTCTGCGTCAGATCCCTCTAGCAGTGCTCTTTGGGATCTTTCTCTATATGGGTGTGATGTCTCTGAACGGGATCCAGCTCACTGAGCGACTCATCCTGCTGTTGATGCCCCCGAAGTACCACCCAGACCACAACTATGTCCGCAAG